One genomic segment of Arachis duranensis cultivar V14167 chromosome 4, aradu.V14167.gnm2.J7QH, whole genome shotgun sequence includes these proteins:
- the LOC107484076 gene encoding putative kinase-like protein TMKL1, whose amino-acid sequence MAVLNAFSLSFFFLVFVTFVVSISSEPLPQPVVSSTDVELLLFKIKSSLQGNTNGEENLVLSSWNSSVPLCQWRGLKWIFSSGTPLSCTDLSSPQWTNLSLHKDPSLHLQSLQLPSANLSGSLPRELGEFPLLQSLYLNINSLKGTVPLEIGYSTSLSDIDFGDNLLTGQIPASIWNLCDRLVSLRVHGNSFSGNVPEPALPNSSSCKSLQFLDLGDNRFSGEFPEFVTKFGGLKQLDLGNNMFVGSIPQSLFGLKLEKLNLSHNNFSGVLPFFGQNKFGVDVFEGNSPDLCGPPLRSCTRNSALSSGAVAGIVISLMTSAVVLASLLIGYMQNKKRKGSGESEDELNDEEEDDENGGGGGAGDGDGGEGKLMIFSGGENLTLDDVLNATGQVMEKTCYGTAYKAKLADGSTIALRLLREGSCKDRNSCLPVIKQLGKIRHENLIPLRAFYQGKRGEKLLIYDYFPLRTLHELLHETKAGKPVLNWARRHKIALGIARGLAYLHTGLDVPITHANVRSKNVLVDDFFVARVTDFGLDKLMVPSIADEMVALARADGYKAPELQKMKKCNSRTDVYAFGILLLEILIGKKPGKNGRNGEFVDLPAMVKVAVLEETTMEVFDVELLKGIRSPMEDGMVQALKLAMGCCAPVAAVRPSMEEVVRQLEENRPRNRSALYSPTETRSGTVTPF is encoded by the exons ATGGCGGTTCTGAACGCTTtctctctttccttcttcttcttggtttTCGTCACTTTTGTTGTTTCCATTTCCAGTGAGCCTCTTCCCCAACCTGTGGTTTCTTCCACTGATGTTGAACTCCTATTGTTCAAAATCAAGTCTTCACTCCAAGGAAACACTAATGGAGAAGAAAACCTTGTCTTATCTTCATGGAACTCTTCAGTTCCACTATGTCAATGGAGAGGTCTCAAATGGATCTTCTCCAGCGGCACACCTTTGTCATGCACTGATCTCTCATCACCACAATGGACCAATCTCTCACTCCACAAAGACCCTTCTCTTCACTTACAATCCCTTCAGCTTCCTTCTGCAAATCTATCTGGTTCTCTCCCCAGAGAGCTTGGTGAATTTCCATTGCTTCAAAGCCTCTACCTTAACATTAACTCCTTGAAAGGAACGGTTCCTCTTGAAATTGGTTACAGTACCTCATTATCTGACATTGATTTTGGTGATAATCTTTTGACTGGGCAGATTCCTGCTTCAATTTGGAATCTTTGTGATAGACTTGTTTCTCTTAGGGTTCATGGAAACTCCTTCTCTGGGAATGTTCCAGAACCTGCATTGCCTAACTCTTCTTCTTGTAAGAGTCTTCAGTTTCTTGATTTGGGTGATAACAGGTTCTCTGGGGAGTTTCCTGAGTTTGTTACGAAGTTTGGTGGGTTGAAGCAGCTTGATTTAGGGAACAATATGTTTGTTGGTTCAATTCCTCAGAGCTTATTTGGGCTAAAGCTTGAAAAATTGAACCTTTCTCATAATAACTTCAGCGGGGTTTTGCCATTTTTTGGGCAGAACAAATTTGGGGTTGATGTGTTTGAAGGGAATAGTCCTGACTTGTGTGGACCACCTTTGAGAAGTTGCACCAGAAACTCTGCACTGAGTTCTGGTGCAGTTGCTGGCATAGTTATTAGTCTTATGACTAGTGCAGTTGTTTTGGcttctttgttgattggttatatgcagaacaagaagaggaaggGTAGCGGAGAGAGTGAAGATGAGTTGAATGACGAAGAGGAAGATGATGagaatggtggtggtggtggggcTGGTGATGGTGATGGGGGGGAAGGGAAGCTTATGATATTCAGCGGCGGCGAGAATTTGACGTTGGATGATGTGTTGAATGCGACTGGACAAGTCATGGAGAAGACATGTTATGGGACTGCTTATAAGGCGAAGCTTGCTGATGGGAGCACCATTGCTTTGAGGTTGTTGAGGGAAGGTAGCTGCAAGGATAGGAACTCGTGCTTGCCAGTTATAAAGCAGTTGGGCAAGATTCGTCATGAGAACTTGATTCCTTTGAGAGCCTTCTATCAGGGGAAGAGAGGCGAGAAGCTCCTTATTTATGACTATTTTCCTCTTAGAACCCTTCATGAGCTTCTTCATG AAACTAAAGCAGGAAAACCAGTGCTGAACTGGGCTAGGCGACACAAGATCGCATTGGGAATAGCGAGAGGGCTGGCCTATCTTCATACAGGACTTGATGTACCGATCACTCATGCGAACGTAAGATCCAAAAATGTGCTAGTGGACGACTTCTTTGTTGCGAGGGTCACTGATTTTGGCCTTGATAAGCTGATGGTTCCTTCCATAGCCGACGAAATGGTAGCACTTGCTCGAGCAGACGGCTACAAGGCTCCGGAACttcaaaaaatgaagaaatgcAATTCCAGGACTGATGTTTATGCATTTGGTATACTGCTGCTGGAGATTTTGATTGGGAAGAAGCCAGGGAAAAACGGAAGAAATGGAGAGTTTGTTGACTTGCCTGCGATGGTGAAAGTGGCGGTTTTGGAAGAGACAACAATGGAAGTGTTCGATGTGGAGCTCTTGAAAGGAATAAGAAGTCCGATGGAAGATGGCATGGTGCAGGCACTGAAGCTGGCGATGGGATGCTGCGCACCGGTGGCGGCAGTTAGGCCGAGCATGGAAGAAGTTGTGAGGCAGTTGGAGGAGAACAGACCAAGGAACAGGTCTGCATTGTACAGCCCTACAGAAACAAGAAGTGGAACTGTTACCCCGTTTTGA